In Kineococcus endophyticus, one genomic interval encodes:
- a CDS encoding STAS domain-containing protein, which produces MDHTTQPTRTTFPEHPTVTVTRVPAAPARERHGAELPGTSCPWPEEVERHAAGAGVTVRLGDDRLEVVLSGDVDLALADDLTSALATVRRTLAAGPRRAHLDVRAVTALDSTALRFVEELRALCARAGVPCSTSTARPAVQRVLDLVRPLPDGQLTAS; this is translated from the coding sequence GTGGACCACACGACGCAGCCGACACGCACCACGTTCCCCGAGCACCCCACCGTGACCGTCACGCGGGTCCCCGCCGCCCCGGCCCGCGAGCGGCACGGCGCCGAGCTCCCCGGGACCTCCTGCCCGTGGCCCGAGGAGGTCGAGCGTCACGCCGCCGGGGCCGGCGTCACCGTCCGGCTCGGGGACGACCGGCTCGAGGTCGTCCTGTCCGGGGACGTCGACCTGGCGCTGGCCGACGACCTCACCTCCGCCCTGGCGACCGTGCGGAGGACGCTGGCGGCAGGTCCGCGGCGGGCGCACCTGGACGTGCGGGCGGTGACGGCGCTGGACAGCACCGCGCTGCGCTTCGTGGAGGAGCTGCGGGCGCTGTGCGCCCGGGCGGGGGTGCCGTGCTCGACCTCGACCGCGCGGCCCGCCGTGCAGCGGGTGCTGGACCTGGTGCGGCCGCTGCCCGACGGTCAGCTGACTGCGTCGTGA
- a CDS encoding replication-associated recombination protein A — MADLFTSAESTADGPGTGDRRPSVLAGAPLAVRMRPRSVDEVVGQQHLLGPGSPLRRLATDGDLGRAGPASVILWGPPGTGKTTLATVIASSGGRKFAELSAVTAGVKDVRTVVEAARTDRDLYGRQTVLFLDEIHRFTKAQQDALLPGVENRWVVLVAATTENPNFSVVTPLLSRSLLLTLQPLTADDVRGLVRRALEDPRGLAGEVRVEDDALEHLVRVADGDARRALTALEAAAGAALDGAGEGAGDGGEAVVTLADAERALDRAAVRYDRQGDQHYDVASAFIKSMRGSDVDAALHYLARMIEAGEDPRFIARRIVISASEDVGMADPSALQTAVAALHAVAQIGMPEARIVLAQAVVHNATAPKSNAAYNGVNAAIADVRAGLGGPVPPHLRDAHYSGAGKLGHGKGYVYTHDVPAGVAEQQYAPDALVGKDYYVPTDRGFEAAVRERLARLRRITRGRGGTA; from the coding sequence GTGGCCGACCTGTTCACCTCCGCCGAGTCCACCGCCGACGGGCCCGGCACGGGCGACCGGCGGCCCTCCGTCCTGGCCGGTGCGCCCCTCGCCGTCCGCATGCGGCCGCGCTCGGTCGACGAGGTCGTCGGGCAGCAGCACCTGCTCGGCCCGGGCTCCCCGTTGCGGCGGCTCGCCACCGACGGCGACCTCGGCCGCGCCGGCCCGGCCTCCGTCATCCTGTGGGGCCCGCCGGGCACGGGGAAGACGACGCTGGCCACCGTCATCGCCTCCTCCGGTGGCCGGAAGTTCGCGGAGCTGTCGGCCGTGACGGCGGGGGTCAAGGACGTCCGGACGGTCGTGGAGGCCGCGCGCACCGACCGCGACCTGTACGGCCGGCAGACCGTGCTCTTCCTCGACGAGATCCACCGCTTCACCAAGGCCCAGCAGGACGCCCTCCTGCCGGGGGTGGAGAACCGCTGGGTCGTCCTCGTGGCGGCCACCACCGAGAACCCCAACTTCTCCGTCGTCACCCCGCTGCTGTCCCGCTCGCTGCTGCTGACGCTGCAACCCCTGACGGCCGACGACGTGCGCGGACTCGTGCGCCGGGCCCTGGAGGACCCGAGGGGACTCGCGGGGGAGGTCCGCGTCGAGGACGACGCCCTCGAGCACCTCGTGCGGGTCGCCGACGGGGACGCCCGCCGCGCCCTGACGGCGCTGGAGGCCGCCGCGGGGGCCGCCCTCGACGGTGCCGGTGAGGGTGCCGGCGACGGTGGCGAGGCGGTGGTGACCCTCGCGGACGCCGAACGGGCCCTGGACCGCGCAGCCGTGCGGTACGACCGGCAGGGCGACCAGCACTACGACGTGGCCAGCGCGTTCATCAAGTCCATGCGCGGCTCCGACGTCGACGCCGCCCTGCACTACCTGGCGCGCATGATCGAGGCGGGGGAGGACCCGCGCTTCATCGCGCGCCGCATCGTCATCTCCGCCAGCGAGGACGTGGGGATGGCCGACCCCTCCGCGCTGCAGACCGCCGTGGCCGCGCTGCACGCCGTCGCCCAGATCGGGATGCCGGAGGCCCGGATCGTCCTGGCCCAGGCCGTCGTCCACAACGCGACCGCGCCCAAGTCCAACGCGGCCTACAACGGCGTCAACGCCGCCATCGCCGACGTCCGCGCCGGCCTCGGTGGGCCCGTCCCGCCGCACCTCCGCGACGCCCACTACTCCGGCGCCGGCAAGCTCGGGCACGGCAAGGGGTACGTCTACACGCACGACGTGCCGGCCGGCGTCGCCGAGCAGCAGTACGCACCGGACGCGCTGGTCGGGAAGGACTACTACGTCCCCACCGACCGCGGGTTCGAGGCGGCGGTGCGGGAACGACTGGCGCGACTGCGCCGGATCACCCGAGGGCGAGGGGGGACGGCGTGA
- a CDS encoding response regulator transcription factor, whose translation MTATTNRRSDLTRPDGTALRVLVVDDESTLSELLSMTLRYEGWEVQTAANGLDAVRAARSFRPDAVILDIMLPDIDGLEVLRRLRADATDVPVLFLTAKDAVEDRVNGLTAGGDDYVTKPFSLEEVVARLRSLLRRSGLAAAKAEPVLSVGDLVLDEDSHEVTRAGEEIRLTATEFELLRYLMRNPRRVLSKAQILDRVWNYDFGGQANIVELYISYLRRKIDAGRNPMIHTVRGAGYVLKPADGVVAAAS comes from the coding sequence ATGACCGCGACCACCAACCGGCGCTCGGACCTCACCCGCCCCGACGGCACGGCCCTGCGCGTGCTCGTCGTCGACGACGAGTCGACGCTGTCCGAGCTGCTGAGCATGACCCTGCGCTACGAGGGCTGGGAGGTGCAGACGGCCGCCAACGGCCTGGACGCGGTCCGCGCCGCCCGCTCCTTCCGTCCCGACGCCGTGATCCTCGACATCATGCTGCCGGACATCGACGGCCTCGAGGTCCTGCGCCGCCTGCGCGCCGACGCCACCGACGTCCCCGTCCTCTTCCTGACGGCCAAGGACGCCGTCGAGGACCGCGTGAACGGGCTGACCGCCGGCGGGGACGACTACGTCACCAAGCCGTTCAGCCTCGAGGAGGTCGTGGCCCGGCTGCGCAGCCTGCTGCGCCGCTCCGGCCTCGCGGCCGCCAAGGCCGAACCCGTCCTGTCCGTCGGCGACCTGGTCCTCGACGAGGACAGCCACGAGGTGACGCGTGCCGGCGAGGAGATCCGCCTCACCGCGACGGAGTTCGAACTCCTGCGCTACCTCATGCGCAACCCGCGCCGCGTGCTGTCCAAGGCCCAGATCCTGGACCGCGTGTGGAACTACGACTTCGGCGGCCAGGCCAACATCGTCGAGCTCTACATCTCCTACCTGCGCCGCAAGATCGACGCCGGCCGCAACCCCATGATCCACACCGTCCGCGGGGCGGGCTACGTCCTCAAGCCGGCCGACGGCGTCGTCGCCGCGGCCAGCTGA